The genomic segment CCCTTAAAAACCTTACGCTCAAAAATGGTATGGCTGAGGGACCCGATGGACCCGGCGACGGAGGTGCAATTTACGTACATGGCGCAAGTGTCAACATAACAAACTGCACCCTTACGAACCACACGGCGAACAAGAATGGCGGCGCAGTGTATGCAACAAAGCGCGACAATAATGCCGCGCGCGTAACAATCAGCGGCGGTTTCATCAACGGCAACATGGTAACCATCAACTCTGGCTTCGGCGGCGGCATCTATATCAACGATGGCTGTAAATTGACGCTTACAGGCGGCGTAGAGGTTAACAACAACAAGGCCGCGAGGGGCGGCGGTGTGCGTGCAAACAACTCAGACGTTATCATGAACGGCTGCACCTTTGAGGGCAATAAATCGACACACGGCGACGCGTCAGACGGCTGCGGCGGGGTGTATGTCAACGGGGGAACCGTCAGCATGAAAAACTGTATTCTTAAGAACAACGATGGAAACGTGAGGGCTGGCGGCCTGCTGATCGAGGGGGGCGCAACGGTTACTATGAAAGACTGCACCCTTACGGGCAACACGGCGACCACAGGCGGCGGCATCTATATCACCGGAGGCAGCAGCATCGTAACGCTTAACAACGGCGTACAGATTAAGGACGACAACACGGCGACCACAGGAGGCGGCGTTTATGTACAGGACGGCACCTTTAAGATGAGCGGCTCCGCAGTCGTTACGCCCGCTACCGGATCAGAGGCGAATAGTAAGGGTAAAAACGACGTGTATTTGAAGAGCGGACAGGCGATAACCGTTGACGGAACTTTGTCAAACAATCCCGCAGCGCGCATTACGCCGGAAAGCTACACTGAAGAACAGCAAGTGCTTAACGGCAGCGAAGTCGGATCTGAATACTATAAGTTTGAGGTAACGCCGGAAAGCAGCACGGCCGAATGGGTAATAAAAAGCGACGGATGTTTGAAAAAAGCCAAAGACGTCGTAAGCAGCTCATCGGCGACCCCATGGAAGGATCTTAAAACGGCCATTACCAGCGCTCATGACGGCGATATTATCGTTATAAACGGCGAAATCAAAGCCACAGACGCTCCTGACAACTATGGCGGAATAACCATCAACAAAAGCATCACGATAAAGGGCAAAAACAAGGATACTGCCATTCTTAATGCAAACAAAAACGAAAATGGCAAATTCCCACACTATATCTTTTTCGTGAACGGGGGTAAAACGGTCACTCTCCAAAACCTGACGCTCACAGGTGGTATTAACGGCAAGGGCGGTGCAATTCACATAGGTGCATCGACTCACGGCAGCACAGTCAAGATGATAAACTGTATTATTAAAGACAACGCGGCAACTGGCGACGGTGGCGGCGGCGTATATATAGGCTCAAATGGAACCTTTACGATGGACGGCGAAAGCAGCAGCATAACCCGTAACTTCGTTAATGGTACTGGTACAGGTTTTGCTGTATACATTGACGATGAGGGAACTTTTAACTGGATAAAGGGTTCCATTAGCAATAATGGAGGCAGTGATAAAGCTGTGCATAAGGAGCCGGATGGAGAATTTAACAATCCTGAAAATTATACGGCATACTAAGGGAGCACTCCTTGGCGGCTGAGCGGAGGTAATGAGCAGCGGAGTGTTCACTATGAAAGGCTCCGCAACCGTTACCCCGTCAACCGGAGGAGACGCAAACGAGCCCGGCAAAAACGACGTGTATTTGCCAAGCCCCCATGGCAAGATAACCATTGTCGGCGAGTTGACTCCCGTAGGCGGCACGGCGGCGCGCATCACGCCGGACCGGTATGAGACGACACAACAAGTGCTTGCCGACGCTATAACAACCGGCACACCGGAAAACTACAAAAAGTTTATAGTAACGCCGCCGAACGACAGCGAGCTGTGGGAAATAGACAGCAACGGCTGTTTGAAGCGGGCTCCGTAAAGCGCAGAGAAACACACAAAGTTTCAGTTAAGGCGACAGTCGGTATAAACACCGGAAGCCGCCTTACTTTTTTAGGTGGAATTATCATCATAGACGGGGAAATTAAGGCGACCGGCGGAGACGTTTTCCGGGTTTTAAGGGGAAAAATGGTTGAAAACGGCACATCCTGTTCCGTTGTCAACTTGAGGGGGTGTCGAAAAACTTTAGTTTTTGGACAGCTTCCTTAGATTTAACTGCGATGTTTAAAATTAAGTCATTGCTGCACAAAGACTTAATTTTAAACTCGTCGGGGATGTCGAGAAAGTAACCAACTTTTGAGACATCCCCATCGATTACTTAACACTTTTCCGTCATCCGTGGCGGATTCCTACGGCAGGAAGGGGGGAGGGATAATTTTTAATTAAGATTTCAAGGGGGCTATGTTATAATAAAAGACGAGGAGGCTTATTATGCCTACAATGACTATGACACATAAAGCATATCGGGAATTGGAGCAGGCTGCGCAAATGAGCGGAGCAACCAAAGATACCGTAAAATGATAATTGATAATTGATAATTATGAATTACCAATTGATTCGACCTCTTCTTGGGTAAGGCCGGTCATTAAGCAAATTTCTGCTACAGGATAAGCACGCTGACGCATAAGTCGTGCCGTTTCAAGCTTTGCTTGGCGCGAACCTTGAGCGAGACCGAGGGATTTACCTTCTGCAAGCCCCATATCAAAACTTTCTTCCCGTTGTACTGCTATGTCGGTATCATAATCATACTCACCTATTAACATGTTCAACACCTCCTTCGATTTTCGTTGTAAGTATTCCCGTAAAATATCGTTTTGTATACATTCTTTGATTGCTTTTTCAAACCCGTGTTCCTTATCGACAGCAATATTGCGGCGTACGGCATCAACAAACAAGCTGTATTGTTTCAGCGGCTTGCAGCGCTCAAGTATTTCACTTGCTTTATCATAATTGATATTAACCACTTTTACGGATAATTCAAGGGCATATTCATTATGTTTTTGAGTGAATGAATCTGATAATTTTAAGAGCGAATCACCGCGATATGGTTCTTTTCCGTTATAAAATATATAAAACTCCGGTGTTGGAATAGCTAACTGTTTACGGCTATATTTTTCTTTTGACTTATAAAACTGTTCGTATAAGCGAGCAATATATTCAAGGCATCTGATTGGCATATTGGGATTTATGGTCGACTGATGTTCTGCCAGCACGATAATCTTATTGTCAACGAGATACGATACATCGTTAGCGAAACTCATATAGAGTACTTGTTTAAGCCGTATGTTTTTCAAAATAGTGGTAGATTGGTAATCAGTACCGTGCAGCGCGTTATATAGCGATAAAAAATTAGCTTTCGCGGTTTTGTCTGTACTGAATAGGTCGACAAAGACAGAATCTTTGTATCGGCGATTGTGTTTCTTCATAGTAGGTTCCTCCATAAGGCATATATAACTACTTATAGAGCACGGATGAAGAAATGGCTAACAAAATGGAGATAATTCATCATTTTTTGATAAAAATTGAAACGGAGGGGAAAACAATTCAGAATTATGAATTACACATTATCAATTACAAATTGACAATGTGATTGTTGATAAATCAAAGGCGTTTGCGTTGAAGGTCATCGCCTTGTACAAAAAGCTCTGCGATACGAACCGTGAGTTTGTTATGTCAAAACAGCTTTTAAAAAGCGGAACGAGCATCGGAGCAAACATTAAAGAAGCCCAGCAAGGACAAAGCAAGGCAGATTTTTATGCAAAGCTCTATATCTCGCTCAAAGAGGCAAGCGAAACGGAATATTGGCTGGAGCTTTTACATGAAAGCGGATATATCGGTGAAGAAGAGTTTTCTACAATCTACCAAGACTGCCAAGAAATTATCAAGCTCCTCGTCGCTATAACGAAACA from the Treponema medium genome contains:
- a CDS encoding Rpn family recombination-promoting nuclease/putative transposase encodes the protein MKKHNRRYKDSVFVDLFSTDKTAKANFLSLYNALHGTDYQSTTILKNIRLKQVLYMSFANDVSYLVDNKIIVLAEHQSTINPNMPIRCLEYIARLYEQFYKSKEKYSRKQLAIPTPEFYIFYNGKEPYRGDSLLKLSDSFTQKHNEYALELSVKVVNINYDKASEILERCKPLKQYSLFVDAVRRNIAVDKEHGFEKAIKECIQNDILREYLQRKSKEVLNMLIGEYDYDTDIAVQREESFDMGLAEGKSLGLAQGSRQAKLETARLMRQRAYPVAEICLMTGLTQEEVESIGNS
- a CDS encoding four helix bundle protein; the protein is MIVDKSKAFALKVIALYKKLCDTNREFVMSKQLLKSGTSIGANIKEAQQGQSKADFYAKLYISLKEASETEYWLELLHESGYIGEEEFSTIYQDCQEIIKLLVAITKHRR